The following are from one region of the Microbacterium sp. cx-55 genome:
- a CDS encoding iron-siderophore ABC transporter substrate-binding protein: protein MSRTRSALVAVAAAALLLTGCSTGASSTTSTDSAAAPDGAFPVTIENAFGETTIDAQPERVVTLDWGNQDAALALGVVPVAMPKVTYGDEDGDGLLPWTKAKLDELGAETPVLMDETDGYDYEAIADARPDVILAAYSGMTQEQYDTLTKIAPVVTYQDVAWGTSWQDMTILDGTALGLEQEAKDLVTSLEDHVTTEAAKYPALAGKNFLLTYYDPTDLSNVNYYSTRDPRVGFLEEMGLGSAAYVAEQSDASETFWFQTSAEQIEDFQDVQLIVAYGSDDMVATLQADPLLSRIPAVADGAIAIIDSATTLSTVITPSPLTIGSAEGDDYIRVVGEAAEKAS from the coding sequence GTGTCGCGTACACGCTCTGCCCTCGTCGCTGTCGCGGCGGCCGCCCTGCTCCTCACCGGCTGCAGCACAGGTGCCTCGAGCACCACGTCCACCGACTCGGCCGCCGCACCCGACGGCGCGTTCCCCGTCACGATCGAGAACGCCTTCGGCGAGACCACGATCGACGCTCAGCCGGAGCGCGTCGTGACGCTCGACTGGGGCAACCAGGATGCGGCACTGGCCCTCGGCGTCGTGCCGGTGGCCATGCCGAAGGTGACCTACGGCGATGAAGACGGCGACGGACTCCTCCCCTGGACGAAGGCGAAGCTCGACGAGCTCGGCGCCGAGACTCCGGTGCTGATGGACGAGACCGACGGCTACGACTACGAGGCCATCGCGGATGCGCGCCCCGACGTCATCCTCGCCGCATACTCCGGCATGACGCAGGAGCAGTACGACACGCTCACCAAGATCGCCCCCGTGGTGACCTACCAGGATGTCGCCTGGGGCACCTCCTGGCAGGACATGACCATCCTCGACGGCACGGCGCTCGGTCTCGAGCAGGAGGCGAAGGATCTCGTCACCTCGCTCGAGGATCACGTGACGACGGAGGCGGCGAAGTACCCGGCTCTCGCGGGGAAGAACTTCCTCCTCACCTACTACGACCCCACCGACCTCAGCAACGTGAACTACTACAGCACCCGCGACCCCCGCGTCGGCTTCCTCGAGGAGATGGGTCTGGGATCGGCCGCGTACGTCGCCGAGCAGTCGGATGCATCCGAGACATTCTGGTTCCAGACGAGCGCCGAGCAGATCGAGGACTTCCAGGACGTCCAGCTGATCGTCGCGTACGGCTCTGACGACATGGTCGCCACCCTGCAGGCCGACCCGCTGCTCTCGCGCATCCCCGCGGTGGCGGACGGCGCGATCGCGATCATCGACAGCGCGACCACCCTGTCCACCGTCATCACCCCGAGCCCCCTCACGATCGGTTCCGCCGAGGGCGACGACTACATCCGCGTCGTGGGCGAGGCGGCCGAGAAGGCTTCTTGA
- a CDS encoding biotin transporter BioY — protein MSVAVPASGRRVLADIVARPSTRARAFAVDAALVVAGVLVVALLARVSFFIGPVPITGQTAGVVMVGAALGARRGAASMATYLLSGLAGLPVFAGGVGGPLYVLAPSFGFILGFIPAAFVAGYFAERAWDRKPVLAFVGFVAASVVPFLVGVPYMALILAQVLGQSVSFASVMASGVIPFIVPGLVKAAFVAVLLPLVWTVVRKVDRSR, from the coding sequence ATGTCCGTCGCCGTTCCCGCATCCGGCCGCCGTGTCCTGGCCGATATCGTCGCTCGCCCGTCCACCCGAGCTCGCGCATTCGCCGTCGATGCCGCGCTCGTCGTGGCCGGTGTCCTCGTGGTCGCCCTGCTCGCGCGGGTGTCGTTCTTCATCGGTCCCGTGCCGATCACCGGGCAGACCGCCGGCGTCGTGATGGTAGGAGCGGCTCTGGGTGCGCGTCGTGGTGCGGCCAGCATGGCCACGTACCTTCTCTCCGGACTCGCCGGGCTGCCCGTCTTCGCCGGCGGCGTCGGCGGACCGCTATATGTTCTCGCCCCCTCGTTCGGCTTCATCCTCGGATTCATCCCGGCCGCGTTCGTCGCCGGCTACTTCGCCGAGCGCGCCTGGGACCGCAAGCCTGTCCTCGCCTTCGTCGGCTTCGTCGCGGCGAGTGTCGTGCCGTTCCTGGTCGGTGTGCCCTACATGGCGCTGATCCTCGCCCAGGTGCTCGGCCAGTCCGTCTCGTTCGCCTCGGTGATGGCGTCGGGCGTCATTCCGTTCATCGTGCCCGGCCTGGTGAAGGCCGCGTTCGTCGCGGTTCTGCTCCCCCTCGTGTGGACCGTGGTGCGCAAGGTCGACCGCTCGCGCTGA
- a CDS encoding ABC-F family ATP-binding cassette domain-containing protein produces MLAVHNLEIRVGARVLMSDVDFRVGQGDKIGLVGRNGAGKTTLTKVLAGDLIPADGAVERTGELGYLPQDPRTGDPEMLARTRILDARGLGTLAIGMQESSLEMADEDPEVAAKAMRRYGSLTERFEALGGYSAEAEAASIAHNLSLPDRILDQPLKTLSGGQRRRIELARILFSDADTMILDEPTNHLDADSVVWLREFLKNYKGGLIVISHDVELVGETVNRVFYLDANRQVIDVYNMNWKNYLRQRVADEERRKKERVNVEKKATALQLQAARFGAKASKAAAAHQMVARAEKMLSGLDDVRQDERVAKLRFPKPAPCGKTPLMARGLSKSYGSLEIFTDVDLAIDRGSRVVILGFNGAGKTTLLRMLAGVDIPDTGIIEPGHGLKIGYYAQEHENLDVGRSVLENMMSAAPDITATEARKVLGSFLFTGDDVLKPAGVLSGGEKTRLSLATLVVSSANMLLLDEPTNNLDPASREEILGALAHYEGAVVLVSHDEGAVEALNPERVLILPDGVEDIWGRDYADLVALA; encoded by the coding sequence GTGCTTGCCGTGCACAACCTCGAAATCCGCGTGGGCGCTCGCGTGCTCATGTCCGACGTCGATTTCCGGGTCGGGCAGGGCGACAAGATCGGGCTGGTCGGTCGGAACGGTGCCGGGAAGACCACGCTCACCAAGGTGCTCGCGGGAGATCTGATCCCCGCGGACGGTGCGGTCGAGCGCACCGGCGAGCTGGGCTACCTGCCGCAGGACCCGCGCACGGGCGACCCGGAGATGCTCGCGCGCACCCGCATCCTGGACGCCCGGGGGCTCGGTACTCTCGCGATCGGGATGCAGGAGTCCTCGCTCGAGATGGCCGACGAAGATCCCGAGGTCGCCGCGAAGGCCATGCGCCGGTACGGCTCGCTGACGGAGCGCTTCGAAGCGCTCGGCGGCTATTCGGCCGAGGCCGAGGCCGCCTCGATCGCCCACAACCTGTCGCTGCCCGACCGCATCCTCGACCAGCCGCTGAAGACGCTCTCCGGTGGTCAGCGCCGTCGCATCGAGCTCGCCCGCATCCTGTTCTCGGACGCCGACACGATGATCCTCGACGAGCCGACCAACCACCTCGACGCCGACAGTGTCGTGTGGCTCCGCGAGTTCTTGAAGAACTACAAGGGCGGGCTGATCGTGATCAGCCACGACGTCGAACTCGTGGGCGAGACGGTGAACCGGGTGTTCTACCTCGATGCGAACCGTCAGGTCATCGACGTCTACAACATGAACTGGAAGAACTACCTGCGCCAGCGGGTCGCCGACGAGGAGCGCCGCAAGAAGGAGCGCGTCAACGTCGAGAAGAAGGCGACCGCGCTGCAGCTGCAGGCCGCTCGCTTCGGTGCGAAGGCCTCGAAGGCCGCCGCCGCGCACCAGATGGTCGCGCGCGCCGAGAAGATGCTCTCGGGCCTCGACGATGTGCGTCAGGATGAGCGCGTCGCGAAGCTCCGGTTCCCGAAGCCCGCTCCGTGCGGCAAGACGCCGCTGATGGCGCGGGGGCTGTCGAAGTCCTACGGCTCGCTCGAGATCTTCACCGACGTCGACCTCGCGATCGACCGCGGTTCCCGGGTCGTCATCCTCGGCTTCAACGGTGCGGGAAAGACCACGCTGCTCCGGATGCTGGCGGGCGTCGACATTCCCGACACCGGCATCATCGAGCCCGGCCACGGCCTGAAGATCGGCTACTACGCGCAGGAGCACGAGAACCTCGACGTCGGTCGCTCGGTGCTCGAGAACATGATGTCGGCGGCGCCCGACATCACCGCCACCGAGGCGCGGAAGGTGCTGGGATCGTTCCTGTTCACCGGCGATGACGTGCTGAAGCCGGCCGGGGTGCTCTCCGGTGGCGAGAAGACACGCCTCTCGCTCGCGACCCTCGTGGTCTCGAGCGCGAACATGCTGCTGCTCGACGAGCCCACCAACAACCTCGACCCCGCCTCGCGGGAAGAGATCCTCGGCGCGCTGGCGCACTACGAGGGTGCCGTGGTGCTGGTCTCGCACGACGAGGGCGCGGTCGAAGCGCTGAACCCCGAGCGTGTGCTCATCCTTCCGGACGGCGTGGAAGACATCTGGGGTCGCGACTACGCCGACCTCGTCGCGCTCGCCTGA
- a CDS encoding SURF1 family cytochrome oxidase biogenesis protein produces MNLKTAPAAVRWSVYAAIALIFAIICVMLSNWQFSRNDARAEQLALAERNYDAAPLALDDAVSSVDVFDGELEWHPVAVEGSYLPDDQLVVRNRPHGGTSAFEVLVPFRADDGRILIVNRGWVPPAESGDGPAVIAAPPAGDVTITVRMRPGEALPTSGRSAPAGQVPTIALPLIAETAGPDTITSAYGILATEDPAPTERPQPLDAPSIDPGPFLSYAIQWILFAIMGFVFIGYIIRTEVKHAREDAAEDRVPDAPRPARARRTDRDAVDEDALLDHIGH; encoded by the coding sequence GTGAACCTGAAGACGGCCCCCGCGGCGGTCCGTTGGTCGGTGTACGCCGCGATCGCGCTGATCTTCGCGATCATCTGCGTGATGCTGTCGAACTGGCAGTTCTCCCGCAATGACGCGCGCGCCGAGCAACTCGCTCTCGCCGAGCGGAACTACGACGCGGCACCGCTCGCGCTCGATGACGCGGTGTCGTCCGTCGATGTCTTCGACGGGGAGCTCGAGTGGCATCCCGTGGCGGTCGAGGGCAGCTACCTGCCGGACGACCAGTTGGTGGTGCGCAACCGGCCGCACGGCGGCACCTCTGCCTTCGAGGTGCTCGTTCCGTTCCGGGCGGACGACGGCCGGATCCTCATCGTCAACCGCGGTTGGGTTCCGCCGGCGGAATCCGGCGACGGCCCCGCCGTCATCGCTGCGCCGCCCGCGGGCGACGTGACGATCACGGTGCGAATGCGGCCCGGTGAGGCTCTTCCCACATCGGGCCGGAGCGCCCCCGCGGGGCAGGTGCCCACGATCGCGCTACCGCTCATCGCGGAGACCGCGGGGCCCGACACGATCACCAGCGCGTACGGCATCCTGGCGACGGAGGACCCGGCACCGACCGAACGTCCGCAGCCGCTCGATGCCCCGTCAATCGACCCCGGACCGTTCCTGTCCTACGCAATCCAGTGGATCCTGTTCGCGATCATGGGGTTCGTCTTCATCGGCTACATCATCCGTACCGAGGTGAAGCACGCCCGCGAAGACGCTGCCGAGGACCGGGTCCCCGACGCTCCTCGTCCGGCGCGCGCGCGTCGTACCGACCGGGATGCGGTCGACGAGGACGCCCTGCTCGACCACATCGGTCACTGA
- a CDS encoding DUF3099 domain-containing protein, producing the protein MKKASKTPQSATSLPRAPREDEGSRVTKYMITMGIRIACFIAMALVTPYGWYTWVFAAGAVFLPYIAVVIANVGEDTHGPEVINPERMLEAPAPRTEAAAPAAPAEPMDRVIRITETPLRKPEE; encoded by the coding sequence GTGAAGAAAGCCTCGAAGACCCCTCAGTCGGCCACCTCGTTGCCGCGTGCCCCGCGCGAGGACGAAGGTTCGCGGGTCACGAAGTACATGATCACCATGGGCATCCGCATCGCCTGCTTCATCGCGATGGCTCTCGTGACGCCCTACGGCTGGTACACCTGGGTCTTCGCCGCGGGAGCCGTGTTCCTCCCCTACATCGCGGTGGTCATCGCGAACGTCGGAGAAGACACGCACGGTCCCGAGGTCATCAATCCGGAACGGATGCTGGAGGCACCGGCGCCCCGGACCGAGGCCGCTGCCCCGGCGGCCCCCGCGGAGCCCATGGACCGCGTCATCCGGATCACCGAAACGCCGCTGCGAAAGCCAGAAGAATGA
- a CDS encoding DUF4190 domain-containing protein, with amino-acid sequence MSDPIPDNPQSPPTPPTTPPTAPPVAPPAPGAGPAYPPPAYGAPPAYGAQAPSYSAQPAYGSQPAYGAPSYTPYPVTPKTNVLAIISLIASISGFVFLPFVGSVAGVITGHLSLRQLKSSGENGRGLAIAGTVIGWVGVALSLIIGIFVVIWFVALFSTAGSYYSSYGSLS; translated from the coding sequence ATGAGCGATCCGATCCCCGACAACCCGCAGTCGCCGCCGACTCCGCCGACCACGCCGCCCACCGCACCCCCGGTGGCCCCGCCCGCACCTGGCGCAGGGCCCGCGTACCCGCCGCCCGCGTACGGGGCTCCGCCTGCGTACGGCGCGCAGGCGCCGAGCTACAGCGCCCAGCCCGCATACGGGTCACAGCCCGCGTACGGGGCACCGTCGTACACGCCGTATCCGGTCACGCCGAAGACCAACGTCCTCGCGATCATCTCGTTGATCGCTTCGATCTCGGGCTTCGTCTTCCTGCCGTTCGTCGGATCGGTCGCCGGCGTCATCACCGGTCACCTCTCGCTCCGCCAGCTCAAGAGCAGCGGAGAGAACGGTCGCGGCCTTGCGATCGCGGGCACCGTGATCGGTTGGGTCGGCGTCGCGCTTTCTCTGATCATCGGCATCTTCGTCGTCATCTGGTTCGTCGCGCTCTTCAGCACGGCCGGTTCGTACTACAGCTCCTACGGCTCGCTCTCCTGA
- a CDS encoding beta-ketoacyl-ACP reductase, with product MSTERVVLVTGGNRGIGRAIAERFVADGYRVAVTARSGEGPEGTLTVRADVTDAAALDAAYTEIEAKLGPVGIVVANAGITRDTLLLRMSEDDFDDVVATNLGGTFRVVKRAAKGLLRARWGRVILISSVVGLYGSAGQINYSSSKSGLVGFARSLTRELGSRGITANVVAPGFIQTDMTAALPEETQAEYKRNIPAGRFASPEEVAGVVAWLASDDAAYISGAVIPVDGGLGMGH from the coding sequence ATGTCGACCGAACGCGTGGTGCTGGTGACCGGAGGCAACCGAGGCATCGGTCGCGCTATCGCTGAACGTTTCGTGGCAGATGGGTACCGCGTCGCAGTGACGGCTCGCTCGGGTGAGGGCCCGGAGGGCACCCTGACCGTCCGCGCGGATGTCACCGATGCGGCGGCCCTCGATGCGGCCTACACCGAGATCGAAGCGAAACTCGGTCCGGTCGGGATCGTCGTCGCGAACGCCGGGATCACCCGCGACACGCTGCTGCTGCGGATGAGCGAGGACGACTTCGATGACGTCGTCGCCACGAACCTCGGCGGCACCTTCCGGGTGGTCAAGCGGGCAGCGAAGGGCCTGCTGCGGGCGCGCTGGGGCCGCGTCATCCTGATCTCCAGCGTCGTCGGACTCTACGGATCTGCGGGTCAGATCAACTACTCGAGCTCGAAGAGCGGCCTGGTGGGCTTCGCCCGATCACTGACCCGCGAGCTCGGTTCGCGAGGAATCACCGCGAACGTCGTCGCCCCCGGATTCATCCAGACCGACATGACCGCGGCTCTCCCGGAGGAGACGCAGGCCGAGTACAAGCGGAACATCCCCGCCGGACGCTTCGCGAGCCCCGAAGAGGTCGCGGGCGTCGTCGCGTGGCTCGCCTCCGACGATGCGGCGTACATCTCCGGTGCGGTCATCCCCGTCGACGGCGGACTCGGGATGGGTCACTGA
- a CDS encoding alpha/beta fold hydrolase, whose amino-acid sequence MDILLVPGLWLDASSWEAVAPALESAGHRPVALTMPGTGADAEHSAGIGIADWIDAVVARIDASDDPVVLVGHSGGGNVVWGAADARPGRVARVILVDTALPPTGGIISEFPVIDGVIPFPGWTFFDEPDVADLDPQTRSAAAAFTASVPSRVPTDPVELRDERRFSVPVTVLAGSADQAAFLAMLTEWPAAAEEFARVADSEVVRLASGHWPQFSQPERLGAAIAAAVDRTA is encoded by the coding sequence ATGGACATCCTGCTCGTTCCCGGTCTGTGGCTTGACGCATCATCGTGGGAGGCGGTGGCGCCCGCCCTCGAATCCGCCGGGCATCGCCCCGTCGCCCTGACGATGCCCGGGACCGGGGCGGATGCCGAGCACTCCGCGGGTATCGGCATCGCGGACTGGATCGATGCCGTCGTCGCTCGGATCGACGCGTCCGATGACCCCGTCGTCCTGGTGGGTCACAGCGGAGGTGGCAACGTCGTGTGGGGCGCGGCGGATGCTCGCCCCGGCCGCGTCGCACGCGTCATCCTGGTCGACACCGCGCTGCCCCCGACCGGCGGCATCATCTCGGAGTTTCCGGTGATCGACGGCGTCATCCCGTTCCCCGGATGGACCTTCTTCGACGAACCCGACGTCGCAGATCTCGACCCGCAGACCCGTAGCGCCGCGGCAGCGTTCACCGCATCCGTTCCGAGCCGAGTACCGACGGATCCCGTGGAACTCCGCGATGAGCGGCGCTTCTCGGTACCGGTCACGGTGCTCGCCGGTTCCGCCGATCAGGCGGCCTTCCTCGCAATGCTCACGGAGTGGCCGGCAGCCGCGGAGGAGTTCGCGCGAGTCGCCGATTCGGAGGTCGTCCGACTCGCCTCGGGTCACTGGCCGCAGTTCTCGCAGCCGGAACGTCTGGGCGCCGCCATCGCCGCGGCGGTCGACCGGACCGCGTGA